A section of the Oscillospiraceae bacterium genome encodes:
- the hemW gene encoding radical SAM family heme chaperone HemW, whose amino-acid sequence MKAGLYFHIPFCVRKCAYCDFYSVSDTSSQRAYFKAMHGEMEAYRGKQIPVDSVFIGGGTPSVADETEIAKLVKKARDIFDFSSDTEITIELNPKTFDEKKLLVYRDAGINRVSMGLQSVNNDELKKLGRIHTAEEFLASYQLLRKMGFTNINADIMYGLPDSSIETLKKTLTFLKQLDCEHISAYALTLDEDSPLYRKGYVFPNDDGVYEQYCLVCEMLSQYRHYEISNFTKDGKEPCRHNLKYWTRAPYIGFGAAAHSFFGNKRFFNPSSISEYVDGNFDRCEETISKEAAYFEELMLSLRTDIGVEREKLPSGFWQQNQALIQQYQMNGYVDVTQKGICLTEKGFFVSNAIISSFQTEMD is encoded by the coding sequence ATGAAAGCAGGTCTTTATTTTCACATTCCGTTCTGCGTGAGAAAATGTGCGTATTGCGATTTTTATTCCGTTTCGGATACATCATCCCAAAGAGCGTATTTTAAAGCAATGCATGGGGAAATGGAAGCATACCGAGGAAAACAGATTCCTGTGGACTCGGTGTTTATCGGAGGGGGAACCCCTTCGGTGGCAGACGAAACAGAAATTGCAAAGCTTGTAAAAAAAGCAAGGGATATTTTTGATTTTTCATCCGACACGGAAATCACCATTGAATTAAATCCTAAAACCTTTGATGAGAAAAAACTGCTTGTCTATCGGGATGCAGGGATTAACCGTGTCAGTATGGGATTGCAGTCTGTAAACAATGACGAGCTAAAAAAACTGGGCAGAATCCATACCGCAGAAGAATTTTTGGCATCCTATCAGTTACTTCGTAAAATGGGATTTACCAATATCAATGCAGATATTATGTACGGCTTGCCGGATTCATCTATCGAAACTTTAAAGAAAACCCTGACTTTTTTAAAACAACTGGATTGTGAACATATTTCTGCGTATGCTTTAACTTTGGATGAGGATTCACCTTTGTACCGGAAAGGGTATGTGTTTCCCAATGACGACGGTGTGTATGAACAATACTGTTTGGTTTGCGAAATGCTTTCTCAGTACCGTCATTATGAAATTTCTAATTTTACGAAAGATGGCAAAGAACCTTGCCGTCATAATCTAAAATACTGGACCCGTGCTCCTTACATCGGTTTTGGTGCAGCAGCACACAGTTTTTTTGGAAACAAACGATTTTTTAATCCATCGAGTATTTCGGAGTATGTTGACGGAAATTTCGACAGATGTGAAGAAACAATTTCCAAAGAAGCTGCTTATTTTGAGGAACTGATGCTGTCTTTACGGACAGATATCGGCGTGGAACGCGAAAAATTGCCCTCCGGTTTTTGGCAACAAAACCAAGCATTGATTCAGCAATATCAAATGAATGGGTATGTGGATGTTACGCAGAAAGGGATTTGTTTAACCGAAAAAGGTTTCTTTGTGTCGAATGCTATTATATCATCCTTCCAAACGGAAATGGATTGA
- a CDS encoding 50S ribosomal protein L9: MKVILLQDVKGSGKKGDIINSSDGYARNFLFPKKLAVEATEANLTTLKNQKDSVAHKRAVNHDNSEKLKERLEAATFSVSAKSGDNGKLFGAVTSIDIVKAIKDQSGIEVEKKKVVLKDAIKTLGTYEITVKLFEDVSAKVKVEIKGL, from the coding sequence ATGAAAGTTATTTTATTACAGGATGTAAAAGGAAGCGGCAAAAAAGGGGATATTATCAATAGTTCTGACGGATATGCAAGAAACTTTTTATTCCCCAAAAAATTAGCTGTGGAGGCTACCGAAGCAAATTTAACCACCTTAAAAAACCAAAAGGATTCCGTGGCACATAAACGTGCCGTAAATCATGATAATTCCGAAAAATTAAAAGAACGTCTGGAAGCAGCCACTTTCAGCGTTTCCGCGAAATCCGGAGATAACGGCAAATTATTTGGTGCCGTAACCTCCATTGATATTGTGAAAGCCATCAAAGACCAGTCCGGTATTGAAGTAGAAAAGAAAAAAGTGGTTTTAAAGGATGCTATCAAAACCCTTGGTACCTATGAAATCACCGTGAAATTATTTGAAGATGTCAGCGCAAAAGTAAAAGTTGAAATCAAAGGATTGTAA
- the dnaB gene encoding replicative DNA helicase has protein sequence MDMVRDLPYNLEAEAAVLGSVIIDKECLLEVMEFISANDFYVPKNQEIYKAITNLFNLNIPVDVVTLYDELIRMGIYEQVGGKEYILDIVNSVPTTENVKHYAKIVADQAHLRKLITLCQDIENEGYASKGAQEVTEYAISKIFDLVSERDTGGITHIKPIIYQNYNKFAEMLENRGQVAGIPTGFSELDRRLSGLKPSTLVLIAARPAMGKTSFAINIAQNVAITQNLPVLIFSLEMSKEELVNRIISSEARIESDKIRSGEITPEDMNKFLDVMEPLSKAPIYIDDNASATVTDIRAKAKRMKLEKGLGLIVIDYLQLMQSGRRAESRQVEIAAISRDLKVLAKDLEVPVIAVSQLSRGPENRADNKPMLSDLRESGAIEQDADIVMFLFREEYYKPETTEKHNIGECIIAKHRAGETGSFEMTWLGKYTSFYDLETRHEPY, from the coding sequence ATGGATATGGTAAGAGATTTACCCTATAATCTGGAGGCAGAAGCAGCGGTTTTAGGGTCTGTCATTATTGATAAAGAATGTTTGCTGGAAGTAATGGAGTTTATTTCCGCAAACGATTTTTACGTGCCGAAAAATCAGGAGATTTATAAAGCAATCACCAATTTATTCAATCTGAATATTCCGGTGGATGTTGTTACCCTTTATGATGAATTAATCCGTATGGGCATTTATGAGCAGGTGGGTGGCAAAGAGTATATTTTAGATATTGTCAATTCCGTTCCCACCACCGAAAATGTGAAACATTATGCCAAAATTGTGGCTGACCAGGCTCACTTAAGAAAGTTGATTACCTTGTGTCAGGATATTGAAAATGAAGGATATGCCTCTAAGGGTGCTCAGGAAGTTACCGAGTATGCCATTTCCAAAATTTTTGATTTGGTTTCCGAGCGGGATACCGGTGGAATTACCCATATTAAGCCCATTATTTACCAAAACTATAATAAATTTGCAGAAATGCTGGAAAATCGGGGTCAGGTAGCAGGAATTCCCACAGGTTTCAGTGAATTGGACCGCAGACTGTCCGGATTAAAACCTTCCACTTTGGTGCTGATTGCTGCCCGTCCTGCTATGGGGAAAACCTCTTTTGCCATTAATATTGCGCAAAATGTTGCCATTACACAGAATTTACCCGTTCTGATTTTTTCTTTGGAAATGTCCAAGGAAGAACTGGTAAACCGTATTATTTCTTCTGAAGCAAGAATTGAATCCGATAAAATTCGTTCCGGAGAAATTACCCCGGAAGATATGAATAAATTTTTAGATGTAATGGAGCCTTTGTCCAAAGCTCCGATTTACATTGACGACAATGCTTCCGCTACTGTTACCGATATTCGCGCCAAAGCCAAACGTATGAAGTTGGAAAAAGGTTTGGGACTGATTGTGATTGACTATTTGCAGCTGATGCAAAGCGGACGCCGTGCAGAAAGCAGACAGGTGGAAATTGCTGCTATCAGCCGTGATCTGAAGGTGCTTGCAAAAGATCTGGAGGTTCCTGTGATTGCAGTTTCCCAGCTGTCCCGTGGACCGGAAAACCGTGCGGATAACAAACCGATGTTGTCCGACTTGAGAGAATCAGGAGCGATTGAGCAGGACGCCGACATTGTTATGTTCTTATTCCGTGAGGAATATTATAAACCCGAAACAACTGAAAAGCATAATATCGGGGAATGTATTATCGCTAAGCACAGAGCAGGGGAAACCGGTTCCTTTGAAATGACCTGGCTTGGGAAATATACCAGTTTTTATGATTTGGAGACCCGCCATGAGCCGTATTGA
- the tilS gene encoding tRNA lysidine(34) synthetase TilS, which translates to MIWRPAMSRIDFSHDVFLNHVRALIEREDMINHGESVLVGLSGGADSVALLRVLLELREEYGMKLCCAHIHHGLRGETADRDMQFAEDLCQKYEIPIAVLEEDVRSYANQYHLSLEDAGRKVRYAFFEKQHTDKIAVAHMKDDNAETVLMNLLKGNLPLGIAPCREKIIRPLLGVTKEEIYAYLKYLDQDFVTDETNFQKDYTRNKIRLDLIPYLEQHFNTNFTNTVYHSSDVLYREHQFLEEKARAIYQQVATEGDSSVMLSLAPLLENEDVMVKRTIRYAYYQMCCSGECISYRQTERLYQLCIDGKKGKQISLPGGIVALLSGEFLVFKYSGEQACKPVLLEAETPVCFGEADYNICLSKSKDCDATFCYPICVKAGDSVWVRQRCAGDKLYFQNIRIHKKLSDFFIDKKIPLHERNGIPLVCVNHAVRVVVGHFYEEVTNCPEEEQYYIVINKNK; encoded by the coding sequence ATGATTTGGAGACCCGCCATGAGCCGTATTGATTTTTCTCACGATGTGTTTTTAAATCACGTGAGAGCGTTGATTGAGCGGGAAGATATGATAAACCACGGAGAGTCGGTGCTGGTGGGGTTATCCGGCGGTGCTGATTCTGTGGCGCTTTTGCGAGTTCTTCTGGAACTTCGCGAAGAATACGGCATGAAATTATGTTGCGCGCATATTCACCATGGTCTTCGTGGCGAAACTGCTGATCGTGATATGCAATTTGCAGAGGATTTATGCCAAAAATATGAGATTCCCATTGCAGTTTTGGAAGAAGATGTAAGAAGCTATGCCAATCAATACCATCTTTCTTTGGAAGATGCGGGAAGAAAAGTGCGATATGCATTTTTTGAGAAGCAACATACCGATAAAATTGCAGTTGCGCATATGAAGGATGATAATGCCGAAACGGTCTTAATGAACCTGTTAAAAGGGAATTTACCGCTGGGAATTGCTCCTTGTCGGGAGAAAATTATTCGTCCGCTTTTAGGCGTCACAAAAGAAGAAATATACGCCTACTTAAAATATTTGGATCAAGATTTTGTTACTGACGAAACCAATTTTCAAAAGGATTATACCCGAAATAAAATTCGTTTGGATTTAATTCCCTATTTAGAGCAACATTTTAACACAAATTTCACAAACACCGTGTATCATAGTTCCGATGTGCTTTATCGGGAACACCAATTTTTGGAAGAAAAAGCCCGAGCAATCTATCAGCAGGTGGCAACGGAGGGGGATTCCTCTGTGATGCTTTCGTTGGCTCCGCTTTTAGAAAATGAGGACGTAATGGTCAAACGTACCATTCGTTATGCCTACTATCAGATGTGTTGCAGCGGAGAATGTATTTCCTACCGGCAGACAGAACGGCTGTATCAATTGTGTATTGATGGAAAAAAGGGAAAACAGATCTCCTTGCCGGGTGGAATTGTTGCCTTATTATCCGGAGAATTTTTAGTTTTTAAGTATAGCGGGGAACAGGCTTGTAAACCTGTTTTATTAGAAGCAGAAACACCCGTTTGTTTCGGAGAAGCTGATTACAATATTTGTTTATCCAAATCCAAAGATTGCGATGCAACATTTTGCTATCCCATCTGTGTGAAAGCCGGGGATAGCGTGTGGGTTCGTCAAAGATGTGCCGGAGACAAACTTTATTTTCAGAACATTCGTATACATAAGAAATTATCAGACTTTTTTATCGATAAAAAAATTCCGCTTCATGAGAGGAACGGGATTCCGCTTGTTTGTGTTAATCATGCTGTGCGGGTGGTTGTAGGTCATTTTTATGAAGAAGTGACCAATTGTCCAGAGGAAGAACAATATTACATTGTTATAAACAAAAATAAATAA
- the hpt gene encoding hypoxanthine phosphoribosyltransferase, translated as MIYQENDIKKILFSKEEIKARIEEMGKQITEDYKDAKSLLVIGILKGSCVFYADLIREINLPIEIEFMSVSSYQDSSMSSGEVKIVKDVGTSVALKHVLFVEDIIDTGFTMSKVMEMFEERGAASVKLCSLLSKPDRRKVEISIDYLGFTIPDEFVIGYGLDYAERYRNLPFVGVLDESVYL; from the coding sequence ATGATTTATCAGGAGAACGATATCAAGAAAATTTTGTTTTCAAAAGAAGAAATTAAGGCAAGAATCGAAGAAATGGGAAAACAGATTACCGAAGATTATAAAGATGCCAAAAGTCTGCTTGTGATTGGTATTTTAAAAGGTTCCTGCGTATTTTATGCAGATTTAATCCGTGAAATTAATTTACCCATTGAAATTGAATTTATGTCAGTTTCCAGCTATCAGGACAGCAGTATGTCTTCGGGAGAAGTAAAAATTGTGAAAGATGTAGGCACTTCTGTTGCCTTAAAACATGTGTTGTTTGTGGAAGATATCATTGACACGGGATTTACCATGTCTAAAGTGATGGAGATGTTTGAGGAACGGGGTGCCGCTTCCGTAAAGCTTTGTTCATTGCTCAGCAAACCCGATCGTCGCAAGGTGGAAATTTCCATTGATTACTTAGGATTTACCATTCCGGATGAATTTGTTATCGGGTACGGTTTGGATTATGCGGAACGTTATCGTAATCTGCCTTTTGTGGGTGTGTTAGACGAATCGGTTTATTTATAA
- the hflB gene encoding ATP-dependent zinc metalloprotease FtsH, whose translation MTVLSVLTTGSEIETINYSDFVNSFQAGEVRSMDYHLGENRIEGIIKKNGHEKKFDVIIPSLDTLNQDIGTKINESMTTTEGNKLTYKVIQPQEAPWWFALISPLGLIIIAVLFWVFFLRQANGGGGAMSFGKSKAKMTDPSKTTVTFMDVAGADEEKEELKEVVDFLKNPQKYHAIGARIPKGLLLVGPPGTGKTLLAKACAGEAGVPFFSISGSDFVEMFVGVGASRVRDLFENAKKAAPCIIFIDEIDAVGRHRGAGLGGGHDEREQTLNQLLVEMDGFTENQNIIIIAATNRPDILDPALLRPGRFDRQLVVNYPDVKGREEILRVHARKKPLAADVDLGVIAKTTAGFTGADLENLLNESALLAARQQKTKITMQDVSEAMIKVIAGPEKKSKKASEKEKKLTAYHEAGHAIVTKLLPNQDPVHQISIIPRGRAGGYTLSLPSEDKMYASKVGMLEEIVVLLGGRVAEKLVLDDISTGASNDIQRATKIAREMITKYGMSEKLGPICFGSEQDEVFIGKDFGQTRNYSEQVAALIDDEIKAVIDGCYERCQTLLSDNMELLHALSDLLLEKEKVEGDEFLALYNKMNGIVEPVSVDADSDEAQDGNN comes from the coding sequence ATGACGGTATTATCCGTTCTGACAACCGGTTCTGAAATAGAAACCATTAACTATTCCGATTTTGTGAATTCTTTCCAAGCAGGTGAGGTTCGTTCTATGGACTATCATCTGGGCGAAAATCGCATTGAAGGGATTATCAAAAAAAATGGTCACGAGAAAAAGTTTGATGTAATCATCCCCAGCCTTGATACCTTAAATCAGGATATCGGAACCAAAATCAACGAATCCATGACCACAACTGAGGGCAATAAATTAACCTATAAGGTAATTCAGCCTCAGGAAGCTCCTTGGTGGTTTGCATTGATTTCTCCGTTAGGACTTATCATTATTGCAGTATTATTTTGGGTATTTTTCCTTCGTCAGGCCAATGGTGGCGGCGGGGCAATGTCTTTTGGTAAGAGCAAAGCGAAAATGACGGACCCTTCCAAAACTACGGTAACATTTATGGACGTAGCAGGTGCTGATGAGGAAAAAGAAGAACTAAAAGAAGTGGTGGATTTCTTAAAAAATCCCCAGAAATATCACGCTATCGGTGCCAGAATCCCCAAAGGGTTACTGTTGGTGGGACCTCCGGGTACCGGTAAAACCTTGTTGGCAAAAGCCTGTGCAGGGGAAGCGGGCGTACCCTTTTTCTCCATCAGCGGTTCCGACTTTGTGGAAATGTTTGTTGGTGTGGGTGCATCCCGTGTGAGAGATTTGTTTGAAAATGCGAAAAAAGCAGCTCCCTGTATTATTTTTATTGATGAAATTGATGCTGTCGGCCGTCACAGAGGTGCCGGTTTGGGTGGCGGTCACGATGAACGTGAACAGACTTTAAACCAGTTACTGGTTGAAATGGACGGTTTTACCGAAAATCAGAATATCATTATCATTGCAGCAACCAACCGTCCCGACATTTTAGACCCGGCACTCCTTCGTCCCGGTCGATTTGACCGTCAGTTGGTAGTGAACTATCCTGACGTGAAAGGCAGAGAAGAAATTTTAAGAGTTCATGCAAGAAAGAAACCTTTGGCTGCTGATGTGGATTTAGGTGTGATTGCAAAAACCACTGCAGGATTCACCGGTGCTGACTTGGAAAACCTGTTAAATGAAAGTGCGCTGCTGGCAGCACGTCAGCAGAAAACCAAAATCACCATGCAGGATGTTTCCGAAGCGATGATTAAGGTGATTGCAGGACCGGAAAAGAAATCCAAAAAAGCCAGCGAAAAAGAGAAAAAACTGACTGCTTATCACGAAGCAGGCCATGCAATTGTGACCAAACTTCTGCCCAATCAGGACCCCGTACATCAGATTTCCATTATTCCCAGAGGCCGTGCAGGCGGTTACACTCTGTCCTTACCCAGTGAGGATAAAATGTATGCCTCCAAGGTTGGAATGCTGGAAGAAATCGTGGTGCTGTTGGGTGGTCGTGTTGCAGAAAAACTGGTGCTGGACGATATTTCCACCGGTGCTTCCAACGACATTCAGCGTGCTACCAAAATTGCCCGTGAAATGATTACCAAGTACGGTATGAGCGAAAAATTAGGGCCCATTTGCTTCGGAAGTGAACAGGACGAAGTATTTATCGGAAAAGATTTTGGTCAGACCAGAAACTATTCCGAACAGGTAGCTGCATTAATCGATGATGAAATCAAAGCAGTGATTGATGGTTGTTATGAGCGTTGCCAGACCTTATTATCCGATAATATGGAACTGCTTCACGCGTTATCCGATTTACTGTTGGAAAAAGAAAAAGTGGAAGGCGACGAATTCTTGGCATTATATAACAAAATGAACGGAATCGTAGAACCTGTATCCGTTGATGCTGATTCCGATGAGGCGCAAGATGGCAACAACTAA
- a CDS encoding reverse transcriptase-like protein, with protein MATTKKKFYAVKIGKISGIYESWAACEPLIKGFPGAEYKSFPTRAEAEFYLTGVTPKAPQEELPPEGTLYAYVDGSYNIESGFYGYGVVLIFPDGHTEEQQGGDKKESVATMRNVAGELKGAMIAMQYAVNHGFSQVKIFHDYEGIAKWAKGEWKTNLDATVAYREFAWMIQSRIKVDFEKVDAHTGVLYNERADVLAKQGAGVID; from the coding sequence ATGGCAACAACTAAGAAAAAATTCTATGCCGTAAAGATAGGGAAAATTTCAGGGATCTATGAATCTTGGGCAGCATGTGAACCGCTGATTAAGGGGTTTCCCGGTGCGGAATATAAAAGTTTTCCAACGAGAGCGGAAGCAGAGTTTTATTTGACAGGTGTTACACCGAAAGCTCCTCAGGAAGAACTACCGCCGGAAGGTACTCTTTATGCCTATGTGGACGGAAGCTATAATATTGAAAGCGGATTCTACGGTTACGGCGTAGTGCTGATTTTTCCCGATGGTCACACGGAAGAACAGCAGGGCGGTGACAAGAAAGAATCGGTTGCTACCATGCGTAATGTGGCAGGGGAATTAAAAGGTGCTATGATTGCTATGCAGTATGCGGTGAATCACGGCTTTTCCCAAGTGAAAATTTTTCACGACTACGAAGGAATTGCCAAATGGGCAAAAGGGGAATGGAAAACCAACCTGGATGCCACCGTAGCCTACCGTGAATTTGCCTGGATGATTCAATCCAGAATTAAAGTGGATTTTGAGAAAGTAGACGCCCATACCGGTGTGCTCTATAATGAACGTGCCGATGTTTTGGCAAAACAGGGCGCCGGCGTTATCGATTAA
- a CDS encoding carbohydrate-binding domain-containing protein, with translation MKRILFIFVACVLTLALLGGCNQKQNESSFSDIQSTRFDTVQTITLSDGDILYNGSSVGESGEVYVSRDIIYYEDMEVYPSGNPYGEGTDVDQHTKEEAEDHRVVNITKPGSYVISGTISLGQIRVDLGKDAKENPEAVVELILDNADITCTVAPAILFQNVYECDKDWSQDSATFDVDTTKAGANIVLAEDSKNMVNGSYVAKIFKDSEGEKKLYKQDGAIYSYMSMNVDGPGSLELNAENEGLDSELHLTVNGGDITIRSQNDGINTNEDGISVTTINGGNLYIMAGLGKEGDGIDSNGWLVVNGGTVVSCAHPASDAGLDSDMGSFVNGGTVIALGSTMDWPESDSRQVTMNLQFQNAVDANDALVVKDVDDKIVFAYQTAEEKLTGRDYRGAIISSPNFQQGGEYIVSVGGALQGDSTNGLYEVETVAEQEYGVQQGYFGTDLPFGKGPHGKPPKFDGEPPKMPEGMIPPGFHGEPPQFDGEHPPMPEGGFPPEFQAEPLEGQEQKERFVMADQVNLFTGVSDLIVRP, from the coding sequence ATGAAACGAATTCTTTTTATTTTCGTAGCTTGTGTGTTAACCTTAGCTTTACTCGGCGGTTGTAACCAAAAACAGAACGAATCGTCTTTTAGCGACATTCAGAGCACCCGTTTTGACACGGTACAAACCATTACACTTTCCGATGGAGATATTCTTTATAACGGTTCTTCCGTAGGGGAATCAGGAGAGGTGTATGTAAGCCGTGACATTATCTATTACGAGGATATGGAAGTGTATCCCAGCGGTAATCCCTATGGGGAAGGTACCGATGTCGATCAACATACCAAAGAAGAAGCGGAGGACCATCGGGTTGTGAATATTACAAAACCCGGTTCTTATGTTATCAGTGGAACCATCTCTTTAGGGCAGATTCGTGTGGACTTAGGCAAGGATGCCAAAGAGAATCCCGAGGCAGTGGTAGAACTAATTTTGGACAATGCAGATATTACTTGCACTGTGGCACCTGCTATTTTATTTCAAAATGTGTATGAGTGCGACAAAGACTGGTCCCAGGATTCTGCCACTTTTGATGTGGATACCACAAAAGCAGGTGCAAACATCGTACTGGCAGAGGATAGTAAAAACATGGTGAACGGTTCCTATGTGGCAAAGATTTTTAAGGACAGCGAGGGGGAAAAGAAGCTCTATAAACAAGACGGTGCTATCTATTCCTATATGTCTATGAATGTGGATGGTCCCGGCAGTCTGGAACTGAATGCCGAAAACGAAGGTCTGGATTCAGAACTTCATCTCACCGTAAATGGCGGTGATATTACCATTCGTTCTCAGAATGACGGTATCAATACCAATGAAGACGGAATTTCCGTGACGACGATTAACGGCGGAAACCTTTATATTATGGCAGGGCTTGGCAAAGAGGGAGACGGTATTGATTCCAACGGTTGGCTGGTGGTAAACGGCGGAACTGTGGTATCCTGTGCCCATCCCGCATCGGATGCAGGGTTAGACAGTGATATGGGCTCCTTTGTGAATGGCGGAACTGTGATTGCCTTAGGTTCTACCATGGATTGGCCCGAAAGTGATTCCCGTCAGGTGACTATGAATCTGCAATTTCAAAACGCCGTGGATGCCAACGATGCGTTAGTAGTAAAAGATGTTGATGATAAGATTGTATTTGCTTACCAGACTGCGGAAGAAAAGTTGACAGGCAGAGATTACCGCGGTGCGATTATTTCCTCTCCCAATTTCCAACAAGGCGGAGAATATATCGTTTCTGTGGGTGGTGCACTTCAAGGAGATTCAACCAACGGATTATACGAAGTGGAAACAGTAGCGGAACAAGAGTACGGTGTTCAGCAGGGATATTTCGGTACAGATTTGCCCTTTGGAAAAGGTCCGCACGGAAAACCGCCTAAGTTTGATGGCGAACCTCCAAAAATGCCTGAGGGCATGATACCTCCTGGATTTCATGGTGAACCGCCTCAGTTTGACGGAGAACATCCGCCCATGCCTGAGGGAGGATTCCCGCCTGAATTCCAAGCAGAACCGTTGGAAGGGCAGGAGCAAAAAGAACGGTTTGTCATGGCAGACCAGGTGAACTTATTCACAGGTGTTTCTGATTTGATAGTAAGACCTTAA
- a CDS encoding MBL fold metallo-hydrolase translates to MQNQKDSKKSDIRPFRMYGNLYFVGSSAVSVHVVETSSGLVMIDTGYPDMYEQICFSMKEVGLNPEDICAIFHSHGHIDHFGCTERLKAISGAKTYISRIDNAIVNGTYDWSWAKELGLPRVEPFDCDVLVEDGDSFVFGDTTIRCVLTPGHTEGVLSFFVNVEEDGKSLIAAMHGGIGMNSMTKEFLEEYGFSKDCREIFRKGLHSLKSEQVDIVMGNHPFQNNTEGKLKRLEAGESAFVDFTEWIRFLQETEATLDEMLENEEEK, encoded by the coding sequence ATGCAAAACCAAAAAGATTCAAAAAAATCTGATATCCGTCCCTTTCGGATGTATGGGAACTTATATTTTGTGGGAAGCTCTGCCGTTTCGGTGCACGTCGTTGAAACATCTTCTGGACTTGTGATGATAGATACCGGATATCCCGATATGTATGAACAGATTTGTTTCAGTATGAAAGAGGTTGGGTTAAATCCCGAAGATATTTGTGCGATTTTTCATTCTCACGGACATATTGACCATTTTGGTTGTACCGAAAGGCTGAAAGCAATCTCCGGCGCCAAAACCTACATCAGCCGCATTGATAACGCCATCGTGAACGGTACCTACGATTGGTCCTGGGCAAAAGAATTGGGACTTCCCCGTGTGGAACCTTTTGATTGTGATGTTTTGGTAGAAGACGGCGATTCTTTTGTATTTGGTGACACAACGATTCGCTGTGTGTTAACGCCGGGTCATACCGAAGGTGTGCTTTCCTTTTTTGTCAATGTGGAAGAAGACGGCAAATCCTTGATTGCCGCAATGCACGGTGGCATCGGGATGAATAGTATGACCAAAGAATTTTTAGAAGAATACGGTTTCTCCAAAGATTGCCGTGAGATTTTTAGAAAAGGTCTTCATTCTCTAAAAAGTGAGCAGGTGGATATCGTGATGGGGAATCATCCTTTTCAGAATAACACCGAGGGTAAACTGAAACGCTTAGAAGCAGGGGAGTCTGCCTTTGTGGATTTCACAGAGTGGATTCGTTTTTTACAAGAAACCGAAGCTACGTTGGATGAAATGCTTGAAAACGAGGAAGAAAAATAA